A stretch of DNA from Paenibacillus albus:
CCTTTCCGGTCGAAAGCAAGATTGTTCTCCATAGATCTCCTCTCCTGATGAAGACGTCATCGAGCCAGCCCTTAGAACAATGCGTTGTCCGGTCTGGTCTTACGAATAAGCCCATTCACCACCATAATGATTACGAAGCAGAGTACGGATTGATAGAACGTCGCAGCAGCCGGCATCGCAATATCGCCGCTTGTTAGAAGCGATCGGAAAACAAACGTATCGATGACATCGGTCGTATCGAACAACTGACCGTTATTGCCGATAATCTGGTAAAACATCTGGAAATCGCCCCGTAATATCCGGCCTATGTTTAACAGGAACATAATGAAGATCGTCGGACTAATCGACGGAATCGTAATATAGAATATTTTCTGAAAAATATTCGCTCCGTCAATTTCAGCTGCTTCAAAGCATTCGGCGTCGATGCTGAGGATCGAAGCGATATAGATGACGGACGTATAGCCGACCCACTTCCAGGAGTTGAAGAAAGCAATGATGAATATCCACACTGTCGGTGTGCTGTAGAGGTTAACGGGGTCCATGTGGAATGATTTCAGCACCGTGTTCAGCGTTCCGGTTTCATAGTTGAAGATGTTGTACACGAAGACGCCGACAATCGTCCATGAGATGAAGAAAGGAAGGAAAATAATCGATTGCGATATCTTCTTGAAATACTTCCCTCTCATCTCATTAATGAAAATCGCGATCATGATGGCAAACAGCTGCGAGGTGGCCAGATTCAACAAGTTGTACAGAATCGTATTGCGTGTTACTCGCAGTCCGGTCCCGGAATTAAAGAAGTACTTGAAGTTCTCGAACCCGTTCCAATGACTGCCGAACACGCCGAGGTCGAACCTGTAATCCTTAAACGCCAGAATAATTCCCGCCATCGGGATGTAGGAGATCAAGAGGACCAAAAAAACCGCAGGTAATGCCATTAAGAACAAGGTTCTATTCTTCCGGATCTCATAGAGAAAACCTCGCTTGATCAAGCGCTGTCACTTCCTTTGTCTCCCGAATCATTGCGTTAGAAGCATACTCTGTCCATATACAGCTTGATAAAAGCTTCTGCATCCACATGCTTGGCGGCCTTGATGACGGACTGTTCCGCGTTTGCCCGCCAGTAGAGCGCGCTTCGGTTATACGTCTGCCCGCGGGTAAATTCCCCTTGCGTTTCTACAACGATCTCATCCTGCTGGAATTCAAGCATGCGATTATCGAATACGGCGCAGACGGCCAGCGGATCATGCATCATGGGAAGATGCTTCGCCACCTTATACCAACGATCGAGCAATTCCGGAATATAAGCACCGGATTGTTTATGGCTGGTCTTTAGCCTGTTCACGTCTTCCTCGGTCAGCACGCATTGCACCGTAACATCTAGCCCAACTGCCCTGATGGGGATGCCGGATTCGAACACGATCCTTGCAGCTTCCGGATCGCACCGGATATTCCATTCGCTAAGATGGCTGTAGAAGCAGCCTCCCATCATAACAATTTCTTTCACTTTGTGTTTGAACGCAGGCTCTCGGAGGATAGAGACAGCGATATTGGTCAAGGGGCCGATCGGCACCAACGTAATATCCCCGTCCGACTTCATAATGGTGTCGACAATGAAATCGTTGCCATTTTTCCCGAAACCGTTAGCGTGTCCGTCCTTCTCCTCCGAGTACTGGCAAGGGATCTCGTTGATGTCAACTTTGTTAAGGATCGGACTGGCGATTCCGGCGTAGACGGGAATATCCGACCTCCCGGCCATGCTTAGCAGGTTTACCGCTAACTTAGCCCGTGCTGTCACATTTTTGAACACCGTCGTTATGCCGATTACATCAAGCTCCGGCGACTCCAGCGCAAGCGCAATCGCCAGTGCATCATCGATATCGTCGCCAATATCCGTATCAATAATGATCTTCGTTCGCTCCATCTTAACCCTCCATACCATTGGTCTTTGCTATCGCTTGGGTAAGTCACGCTGCAATATTGTAAGGGCTTACAAATACTATTCTAGAGTGAATTCGGAACGCTTCATATATACAAAAGTACGATTTCAAGTAAAAATATACGTTCTTGCATGGCGCACCTGGCTGTTCCCGTAACGAAGCCCAACAAAAAAAGCCGCTGTTGAGCGACTTTTAAGAGTTATGGCTTTTCATGTATCTGCTGCTGCTTCAGCTCGTCTTCAATATGGAACTGGGTTTCGTATAGTTCTTTATACAGCGGATCGCTCTCGACTAGCTCCGAATGGGTGCCGATTGCGGCGATGCGACCTTTCTCCATAACGACGATTTTGTCGGCTTTGAGTATGGTAGAGAGTCGATGCGCAATGACGAGCGCGGTGCGGCCTTCCAGCAGTACAGCAAGCGCATCTTGGATTTTGCGTTCGATAACGGTGTCGAGCGCACTGGTTGCTTCGTCCAGCAGCACAATTGCCGGCCCTTGAAGCAGCACACGCGCGATGGCAAGCCGTTGGCGTTCCCCTCCTGAGAGACGGTAACCGCGCTCGCCGACTACCGTGTTATATCCTTCCGGCAGCGACATAATCGTATCGTGGATTTGCGCTGCTTGGCATGCAGCCTCTATCTCCTCCACAGTCGCCGATTCCTTCGCCAGACGCAAATTGCTCATGACCGTGTCATGGAAGAAGAACGGGTCCTGCGGGACGAGACCCATCTGCTCGCGAAGCGCATGCAGCGTCAACGACTGCGTGTCCATGCCGTCCAAGTACATATGTCCGTTCGTAGGATCGGAGAACCGCGGGATTAAATTAAGCAGCGTCGTCTTACCCGCGCCGCTAGGACCGACTAGCGCCACCGTCTCGCCCGGTTTAATGGTCAGTTCGATATCCCGCAGCGCCCAGCGAATAGCCGGCGATTGTCCCTCTTCCTCTTCCTCGTTGCCCGATTGATAGGAGAAAGAAACCTTTTCCAATCGAATACTGCCTTCTACACGATTATCCGGAATCGTCTCCTTGCCGTCCTTCACCTCCGGCTCTTCGTCCATAATGCTGAATATCCGTCGGAACAGCGCTACGGAGGACAGAATGCTAACGTGGAGCTGGGCCAGCTGGCTTAGCGGACCATAGAGACGGGACAGTAAGGCTGTAAAAGCCACAATGGTGCCAAGCCCGATCTCATCATGCAGCACCAGCCAGCCGCCATACATCCAAAGCAGCGCCGGGCCGATGGAAGAGAACATGTTCAGCCACATGAACAGCCATCTGCCGATTAACGCCTGACGCACCTGCAAATCGCGCAGCGTGCTGTTCGATTCAGCGAACTCCTTCTCTTCGGCACCTTGCCGATTAAATATTCGAATGAGCAGAGCGCCGCTAACGCCGAGCGACTCACTGAGCTGCACAGTCATTTTGGACAAATAGCTCTGGATTTGTCCTTGAAGCTTCTGCCTCGACTTGCCGACTCTCTGAGTAGGAATGACGAAGCCCGGTACGACGATAACGGCGAGGATGGCGAGCCTCCAGTTCATACTGAACATCAGGAATAGCGTTGCCGTAATGTTCAGCAAATTGCTGACGAAGCCGACGAGCGTGGTCGTGACTACGCTTTGAATGGCGGTGACGTCATTGGTCACGCGCGACACGAGATCGCCCGCCTGCCGGGAGGCGAAGAACCCTATTGACTGGCGCTGCAGAT
This window harbors:
- a CDS encoding nucleoside hydrolase, which produces MERTKIIIDTDIGDDIDDALAIALALESPELDVIGITTVFKNVTARAKLAVNLLSMAGRSDIPVYAGIASPILNKVDINEIPCQYSEEKDGHANGFGKNGNDFIVDTIMKSDGDITLVPIGPLTNIAVSILREPAFKHKVKEIVMMGGCFYSHLSEWNIRCDPEAARIVFESGIPIRAVGLDVTVQCVLTEEDVNRLKTSHKQSGAYIPELLDRWYKVAKHLPMMHDPLAVCAVFDNRMLEFQQDEIVVETQGEFTRGQTYNRSALYWRANAEQSVIKAAKHVDAEAFIKLYMDRVCF
- a CDS encoding ABC transporter permease; the encoded protein is MIKRGFLYEIRKNRTLFLMALPAVFLVLLISYIPMAGIILAFKDYRFDLGVFGSHWNGFENFKYFFNSGTGLRVTRNTILYNLLNLATSQLFAIMIAIFINEMRGKYFKKISQSIIFLPFFISWTIVGVFVYNIFNYETGTLNTVLKSFHMDPVNLYSTPTVWIFIIAFFNSWKWVGYTSVIYIASILSIDAECFEAAEIDGANIFQKIFYITIPSISPTIFIMFLLNIGRILRGDFQMFYQIIGNNGQLFDTTDVIDTFVFRSLLTSGDIAMPAAATFYQSVLCFVIIMVVNGLIRKTRPDNALF
- a CDS encoding ABC transporter ATP-binding protein; the encoded protein is MQDFRGLGLGAGGGSGGGGNRWRMQELAKHEHFDWAIFRRALRAFVPYWPYTIIVTIVILASSFGGVLPAWLTQRIIDEGIQKKHMSLIVEYTLMLITISIGTGLLGVLQTWLSNLIAQNVMADYRIALFRHLQRQSIGFFASRQAGDLVSRVTNDVTAIQSVVTTTLVGFVSNLLNITATLFLMFSMNWRLAILAVIVVPGFVIPTQRVGKSRQKLQGQIQSYLSKMTVQLSESLGVSGALLIRIFNRQGAEEKEFAESNSTLRDLQVRQALIGRWLFMWLNMFSSIGPALLWMYGGWLVLHDEIGLGTIVAFTALLSRLYGPLSQLAQLHVSILSSVALFRRIFSIMDEEPEVKDGKETIPDNRVEGSIRLEKVSFSYQSGNEEEEEGQSPAIRWALRDIELTIKPGETVALVGPSGAGKTTLLNLIPRFSDPTNGHMYLDGMDTQSLTLHALREQMGLVPQDPFFFHDTVMSNLRLAKESATVEEIEAACQAAQIHDTIMSLPEGYNTVVGERGYRLSGGERQRLAIARVLLQGPAIVLLDEATSALDTVIERKIQDALAVLLEGRTALVIAHRLSTILKADKIVVMEKGRIAAIGTHSELVESDPLYKELYETQFHIEDELKQQQIHEKP